GGTGCTGTATATACAAAATGCTAGGCAATATTCAATCAAGAATATTAGCAAATTTACTTTATAGACATACAATATTCAGCATTTAAGGTAGTTATGCCGCCTTGATCTAACGTTGTGACCGTAGTATCTCTTGGTTTAGCATTTTGCCGATGGGTAAATGTAATGAGTTTGTGCTTATTGATGATTTTAGTGAACTATCCTTTTGACCAACTGCATTACACTTGAGTTGTGCAATTAACTGCGTTTCTCCCCATCTGGACTATCGGGAATTGTAAGCGACTGTCACTAGTGTTCATCACTTACCATCCATCCCTGACTGATTGTTGAGTATCATGGTCCTCACCCCAGTACAGCTAGATTTACATAACATTTAATATATATTTCTTCTATAACCCTGCAGCACAACGTTGGACCCTCTCATCCATCAAGATTTGTGTTTACTCCAGGACATCCTACCACCATTGTACCTGTAGAGAAATTATGAGGGCTTCCCAAAGCCAACCTTGTCCTGATCCATACATAACTCTGTAGCTCAGTTGGACGATGGTTTCTCACTTTTATTGATAGAAACCTTGAACTTCTCTTTCTCCAGACTGGAATTTGCAGTGTCCGCCTCAGACTCCTTCTCGGGATCCGGTACACAAGTGCAGCCGACTGGGATAGTGATGTAGTCCTCAACATAGACATAGCGACCACCAGTGCATGAAGATGTACGACGGAGGATGACCGTAGGCATGTAGACTGGAGTAGAGCGGAAGTTGAAGTTCTCCTCTCCATAGAGTCCAGTCAGGCAACCCTTGCAAAGACAATATGCTTCTGGGATGTACTTGGGATACCGCATGGGGTTGTATGTTATTCTAGAAGAAAATCAATACTGTGAGTCCTGTGTCTGCAAATGTATAATGGTACATCTGTGACTTTTTTAATAGACTTCATGTCTGGAACGTACAACTTTAAAGTGAATGTCCTTCTAAATAGGTTACATTTTCTTCTAACATACCTTCATGGTCAGAGctttgtttttctgatacagagctcaacAACTTCTGCATTGACATGAATTAAAAAGATAACCTACTgagtgcctgcagccaccactagagggagtgtaCTGCCAACGTCTATACATAGAACTCAATGAGAAGACTGTATTCaggaagctccctctagtggtgaccgaCTGTGGCCAGCATTTTATCTTTTCTATGTCTATGcagcaggggcgtcgctaggtcaaaacattcggggcttaagccccgaatgttttgaccagtgccccgaatgttatgctggcagggCCGGTGTCTCCTGCGCTGTGCTACTCTACattgccccccccatcattggtgacaGCGGCAGTtcagatcggagtcccagcagtgtaacgctggggctccgatcggttaccatggcagctaggatGCTAGTGAAGTCCTGTCTGGCTgccatgcgctgtggccgctaactcgtcacaggtctgtgcggcacattgctataagcataagcactgcccaccaatgattttaatactgtggggggtggagggcacactgcccaccaatgatttgaatactgggggggggggggggggggcgcactgcccgccaatgattttaatacttggAAGGGGGAGGGTGCACATTCATATTGGGTCAAAGCTGAGGTgcgatctgaggtcttattggggtcttattaacattagggatcttattggggctatTAGCTGAGgtttaattaacattgggggtctaaatggtggtctgaactgaggtataatgatttttatttattttttctgagcATCTTGGGGAttaaaggcctcacagtctcccacactccttctgcccggccaagcgaggcagcacccctgaggctaagcctgtcagcacccctgaggccaggcctgtcagcacccctgaggccaggcctgtcagcacccctgaggccaggcctgtcagcacccctgaggccaagcctgcaaacacccctgaggccaagcctgccagcacacCTGAGGCTAagcgagccagcacccctgaggccaagcctgccagcacccctgaggccaagcctgccagcacccctgaggccaagcctgccagcacccctgaagcaaagcctgccagcacccctgaggccaagcctgccagcacccctgaggccaagcctgccagcacccctgaggccaagcctgccagcacccctgaggccaagcctgccagcacccctgaggccaagcctgtcagcaccactgaggccaagcctgccagcacccctgaggccaagcctgccagtacccctgaggccaagcctgtcagcacccctgaggccaagcctgtcagcaccccggaggccaagcctgtcagcaccccggaggccaagcctgtcagcacccctgaggtcaagcctgtcagcacccctgagtcttcagaactataagtaaattatatataaggggagcttataatatgaaagagacgaattaCGCCTAAACAGACATATTATTTGCagaagatccactggacccaggagatcaatatttataatccaatggtcaaaaagaccaataatacctgttttaggtcaaattttaaaatataacttttattgttatttattagaataattttccccacatataatacaaaacaaacaaacaagaaacaactctattgagagtgtttaaaaatatatatgtaagggATGGTGTCCACGGGGTGATTGTGGTACTGTATCAATACCTATTCCCGGATTGGTATCCTTCTAAGAATGATAGTTGTGTTAAGTGAGTGCACCTCAAAAGGTTATCTTCACCCTTGATGGTgccctggtgttatataccaccaGATTGTTCTATCATTCAGCGATGTATACGGTCTGCTATTAGCAACATTACATATTTATTGAAGCCATGTGTCTCGCTGCTTGTTTCAGACACTAAGCTGAAACAAGCAGCGAGACACATGGCTTCAATAAATATGTAATGTTGCTAATAGCAGACCGTATACATCGCTGAATGATAGAACAATCtggtggtatataacaccagggcACCATCAAGGGTGAAGATAACCTTTTGAGGTGCACTCACTTAACACAACTATCATTCTTAGAAGGATACCAATCCGGGAATAGGTATTGATACAGTACCACAATCACCCCGTGGACACCATcccttacatatatatttttaaacactctcaatagagttgtttcttgtttgtttgttttgtattatatgtggggaaaattattctaataaataacaataaaagttatattttaaaatttgacctaaaacaggTATTATTGGTCTTTTTGACCATTGGATTATAAATaaacagacatatagcgcaaattccagtttttgtttacgttttatgttgcactgaattttttgcgaaatatatatatatatttattttttggggggggggggggtcggggtggcagtggatcttgggtgagttcccacacttttttttcccaggacttgacccctggatgAGCGCTGAGTCAAGgttaagttactgcaggatacagaTTACttaggggatgatctgtggggttgcccagacggctaggcccttcacagtagttattaacccctttcagcagtcctccattcactaaagaggggactgctgaaaggggttaataactactgtgaaggaccaCCCAGgtgatgggggcgtggcttcatgggcgGGGGTGTGGCTTTACAGGGGTGTGATACAGtaggcttgtgccccggatgttttcagatcctagcaacgcccctgctatgCAGGAGATTTCATGAAAAATGCGCTCCAACCGCTGTAAATATATATTAGGAAATTAATCAGCACTGAATAGACTTAAAAATAAcataatggtaaaaggcagagtctCCATTAAAAGGTAAGCAAGTGATGATATATCTCTACAATTGCTGGGATACTATAAACCACTAGAAAGGAGAGGCACCTTTGGATTCTTAGCAGACACAGCGCTGCTGGGTCTTGAGAAAATGCAGTAGGTACTCCTTCATCCTAGTGATCGGGGGACCCCAGCGGCCGAACAACCTTACTGTTTTAGCTGAAGCTGTtgttgcattaaaggggtattcctgttgttacaagttatcccctacccACATGGTATGGGATAACTATTAGTGTTgatctggtgctcgagtagaacacctcgggatgctcgggtgctctacagagcacccgagtataatggaagtcaatgggagcacccgagcattaaaccaggcaccccctgctctgaagatgggagggcgtctggttcataggaaaaggtcagaaattgatggaaacaccactgatatggttcgggaacagcatggagatgatgtctggatgcatcttggactcccaggtcgctactggaaacgatgttgtccgagtagtacggcacttttacagacagtcaataatacgcacaaaaccaaagataaaatcgattttagaggaaaaattgttaggaaacatactttgctgtatatttacttgtatataaagtgcaagtgctgccaataattacaaggaaccagcattccaatacaccctttattacacataaaggagggcatcatacacagccttgaaaaattatgattgatggcctgctggtgaccctcaaaaacattaggggcgagggcctgctgctgatctgaccatctaaaacattagtagcgagggcagcctaataaacatgatgatatgatggaggagaaggacaAGTTAagtaagattgaaccatataccctttttgtggtggaaggggtgcatgggaatacagtgtattcaatacaccataaaagccacatttagagtgcctttatgttcagccgctttcctctggtggagtagagaagtcaggggcaatccaggccttgttcttttttataagagtcaacctgtcagccttttcagttgacagttggatgctcttatcagttattatgcccccagcagcactaaatacccgctctaacaaaacgctggtggcagggcaggccagcacctccaaggcgtagagcgccagtttgtgccacgtgtcccgcttggacacccaatagttgtaaggcacagagggatcactgtggaagctgacacggtctgctatgtactccattatcttccaaaactttcccctccttgtgacactaggctgagcatcagggtgagggtgctggcggggtgtcatgaaactgtcccaggccttggagagtgttgccctgtgtgacggactgaaccgtcactggggctgctggagaagcctgagggccagcctccttcctacagactatggacccagaactatggagaccccctcagaccttttggggttacaagaaaCTATGAACCCagatttatgtgtggaatttatatgccacatattttctattgcccattaaaggtgcatggtgtggattcagcaacacaaaaagggttaactctgcactgagactcccactgattgtgttagtgatgggattaagatagttataagtagggttgttgcgggtatcgaaatttcgatacccaatcgatacttttgtcccggtatcg
This is a stretch of genomic DNA from Bufo gargarizans isolate SCDJY-AF-19 chromosome 3, ASM1485885v1, whole genome shotgun sequence. It encodes these proteins:
- the IL17D gene encoding interleukin-17D, encoding MQPRNQVFLAQAVLMLLLALLTVSCEGSKPVKRAPPKTKACADRQEEVLEQMYGHLAAGMLSAYHHTLQLQPLEKENISCPAGTRGRAPADGKQRLPVNIHSISPWAYRITYNPMRYPKYIPEAYCLCKGCLTGLYGEENFNFRSTPVYMPTVILRRTSSCTGGRYVYVEDYITIPVGCTCVPDPEKESEADTANSSLEKEKFKVSINKSEKPSSN